The sequence below is a genomic window from Thiomonas intermedia.
ATTACCGGCACCTGATCGTCGGGAATCGGCGCCTTGAAGGTGTTCTTCATTTTGTTGACTTCCACCAGCCAGGCGGCCTTGGGCAGATCGGGCTGATTCATCACCATGCCCACCGAGTGACACATCAGACAGTAGGTGTTGGCGGCCTTGGCGCCCGGGCCATCGCCCGGAAAGACGCGGGTGCTGCTGGGCAGCGCAATGGACTGGGTCTTGAGGGTGAGGGCGTGCGCGGGTGCTGCGGCGCATGCGCCGAAAATCAGCGCGGCGCCCAGGGCGCGCAGCGCGGCGCCGGTCGTGTTTTGAGTCATGTGTGTTCTCCCTGTCAAACGGCCATCAGCTTGGTGGATTCGACGATGTTGCGCATGAAGCCGCCGGGGTTCCAGTTGGGCGTCATGGGCTGTTTCAGGCCGTCCGAATTGGTGCAGCGGACCATCACGGTCTGGTCGCCCTTGGCAAACTTGAGATGCGCGCTCCACTGGCGGAAGCTGAACTTGCCGTAATCGCGGCCGAGTTGGGTCGGCATCCAGGTCTTGCCGCCGTCGATCGACACGTCGACGGCCCTGACGCCGGTATCGCCACCGAAGGCGATGCCGCGCACCAGCTCCGGACGACCGGCGCCGACTGACGCGCCGTCCTTCAGATTTGTGACGAACGAGCGCGGCACCATGCGGTTGATGGGCACGAACTTCACGTCCTTTTCGCCCGGCGTCATATTGGCTTGCGGCCAGTTGTCGGGGATGGTGTAGGCCGGCTTCATCCAGAAGTTGGTGTCTTCCTCGTTGAGCACGCGCACGTGCTGCAGCATCTTGGTCCAGTAGGT
It includes:
- a CDS encoding cytochrome c — protein: MTQNTTGAALRALGAALIFGACAAAPAHALTLKTQSIALPSSTRVFPGDGPGAKAANTYCLMCHSVGMVMNQPDLPKAAWLVEVNKMKNTFKAPIPDDQVPVIADYLESIKGKK